The following coding sequences lie in one Vibrio toranzoniae genomic window:
- the moeB gene encoding molybdopterin-synthase adenylyltransferase MoeB, whose amino-acid sequence MEILSDAEMLRYNRQIILKQFDFEGQEALKQSSILVLGAGGLGCASSQYLATAGIGKLTLIDDDVVELSNLQRQVLHTDADIGRKKVDSAAESLQVLNPHLTVETVDHRLNDEALAKLIEAHSLVLDACDNVETRNQLNRLCYASKTPLVSGAAIRMEGQISVFTYQDENAPCYQCLSALFGNAALSCVEAGVMAPILGMVGAAQALEAIKVIAQFGQPKQGKLLILDAMSHSWREMNLMKMPNCSVCGKADKPSSII is encoded by the coding sequence ATGGAAATACTGTCTGATGCAGAGATGCTTCGCTACAACCGCCAAATCATTCTCAAACAGTTTGATTTTGAAGGCCAAGAAGCGCTGAAACAGAGCTCAATCCTAGTATTAGGCGCAGGAGGCTTAGGTTGTGCGTCCTCTCAATACCTTGCGACTGCAGGCATTGGTAAGCTAACGCTTATCGACGATGATGTTGTTGAACTTTCTAACTTACAACGACAAGTACTTCATACCGATGCCGACATTGGTAGGAAAAAGGTCGATTCAGCCGCAGAATCACTGCAGGTATTGAACCCTCACCTAACAGTTGAGACCGTTGATCATCGACTGAATGACGAAGCGCTTGCGAAGTTAATTGAAGCGCACTCCTTAGTTCTTGATGCCTGTGACAACGTTGAAACACGCAACCAACTTAACCGCTTGTGCTACGCCTCAAAGACGCCATTAGTATCCGGCGCTGCGATTCGCATGGAAGGTCAGATTAGCGTGTTCACTTATCAAGATGAAAACGCACCGTGCTACCAGTGTTTAAGCGCCCTATTTGGCAATGCAGCGCTAAGCTGTGTCGAAGCCGGTGTAATGGCTCCCATTCTCGGAATGGTTGGTGCTGCACAAGCTTTAGAGGCCATCAAAGTTATTGCCCAATTTGGACAACCTAAACAAGGCAAGCTATTGATTCTCGATGCTATGTCACACAGTTGGAGAGAAATGAATTTAATGAAGATGCCTAATTGCTCAGTGTGTGGAAAAGCCGACAAACCTTCATCCATCATCTAA
- the moeA gene encoding molybdopterin molybdotransferase MoeA, whose product MGCCDAPGLMPIEEALDKLLSPIKPIQMTLSLPLAEALGYVLAEDILSPIFVPPFDNSAMDGYALRIADLEHNKTLPLAGKSFAGQPFEGEWPSNTCIRIMTGAKIPEGCDAVIMQENTVETDAGVEILQDDIKLNNNIRPTGDDIKRDDIVLSRGERLTPRDIPMIASLGVSHVTVLHKPKVAFFSTGDELKPLGQPLEDGQIYDSNRYGIKPLIEAFGCEAIDLGIIPDCPKTLKETFEKAQELADVVVTSGGVSVGEADYTKDILEELGQIGFWKLAIKPGKPFAFGELDNAWFCGLPGNPVSAMMTMYVLVQPMLAKLAGHTAWAGPQSIPAITKSAFKKGPGRTDYQRGIYSIENGQFVVETTGNQSSGAFRSMSLANCFVVLERERGRVEVGETVQIQLFNSTLY is encoded by the coding sequence ATGGGCTGTTGCGACGCTCCGGGCTTAATGCCAATTGAAGAAGCACTAGATAAGCTGCTTTCACCAATCAAACCAATCCAAATGACTCTGTCTCTTCCTCTTGCTGAAGCACTAGGTTATGTCCTTGCTGAAGATATACTATCCCCTATTTTCGTACCTCCTTTTGATAATTCAGCAATGGATGGTTACGCGCTGCGTATTGCCGATTTAGAACACAACAAAACTCTACCTTTAGCGGGAAAATCGTTTGCCGGCCAACCGTTTGAAGGCGAATGGCCAAGCAACACCTGTATTCGCATTATGACAGGCGCAAAAATCCCTGAAGGTTGTGATGCCGTCATCATGCAAGAAAATACCGTCGAGACAGACGCTGGAGTCGAGATCCTTCAAGACGACATCAAACTAAATAACAATATTCGCCCGACGGGTGACGACATCAAACGAGACGACATCGTTCTTAGCCGCGGTGAACGCTTAACGCCTCGTGACATTCCAATGATTGCTTCATTGGGTGTAAGCCACGTGACTGTGTTACATAAACCTAAAGTCGCTTTCTTCTCTACTGGCGATGAGCTAAAGCCATTAGGGCAACCGCTTGAAGATGGTCAGATCTACGACAGCAACCGCTACGGTATTAAACCGCTCATCGAAGCGTTTGGCTGTGAAGCCATCGATCTCGGCATCATCCCTGATTGCCCTAAGACACTGAAAGAAACGTTTGAGAAAGCTCAAGAGTTGGCAGACGTTGTCGTGACTTCTGGTGGCGTAAGTGTGGGGGAAGCGGATTACACCAAAGATATCCTAGAAGAGCTTGGTCAAATCGGCTTTTGGAAATTGGCAATCAAGCCGGGGAAACCATTCGCATTCGGTGAACTCGATAACGCATGGTTCTGCGGCCTACCGGGTAATCCTGTCTCGGCAATGATGACTATGTACGTGTTAGTACAACCTATGCTCGCGAAACTTGCAGGTCATACTGCGTGGGCAGGTCCGCAATCTATTCCTGCTATCACGAAATCGGCATTTAAAAAAGGCCCTGGCCGCACGGATTACCAGCGTGGTATTTACTCAATCGAAAACGGTCAATTTGTCGTAGAAACAACAGGCAACCAAAGCTCTGGCGCTTTCCGCTCTATGAGCTTAGCAAACTGCTTTGTGGTACTTGAACGAGAACGTGGCCGTGTAGAAGTAGGCGAAACGGTTCAGATTCAACTGTTTAACTCGACGCTTTACTAA
- the folE gene encoding GTP cyclohydrolase I FolE, giving the protein MSGLSESAKLVKDALASRGLETPMSPNQISREEKKERIEHHMREILTLLELDLTDDSLEETPQRIAKMYVDEIFSGLDYANFPKITVIENKMGVREMVRVKDITVTSTCEHHLVTIDGKTAVAYIPQGKIIGLSKINRIVRFFAQRPQVQERMTQQVLVALQTLLETDDVAVTMDAVHYCVKSRGVMDATSETTTTALGGIFRSNPATRHEFLHGLR; this is encoded by the coding sequence ATGTCAGGTCTTAGCGAATCAGCGAAGTTAGTTAAAGATGCGCTAGCAAGCCGTGGGTTAGAGACACCAATGAGTCCTAACCAGATTAGCCGAGAAGAGAAAAAGGAACGAATCGAACACCATATGCGTGAGATTCTAACTCTCCTTGAACTTGATCTTACGGACGATAGTCTAGAAGAAACGCCACAGCGTATTGCTAAGATGTATGTGGATGAAATTTTCTCTGGTTTGGATTACGCCAATTTTCCTAAGATTACCGTCATTGAAAATAAGATGGGTGTTCGTGAAATGGTACGGGTGAAGGACATTACTGTGACCAGTACTTGTGAGCACCACTTGGTTACTATTGATGGCAAGACGGCGGTGGCTTATATCCCTCAAGGTAAAATAATTGGCCTTTCAAAAATCAATCGAATCGTCCGGTTTTTTGCACAACGCCCCCAAGTTCAAGAGCGCATGACGCAGCAAGTCCTTGTTGCACTGCAAACGCTATTAGAAACTGATGATGTTGCTGTCACTATGGATGCAGTTCACTACTGTGTGAAGTCTCGTGGTGTGATGGATGCAACCAGCGAAACGACAACAACTGCACTGGGTGGTATTTTTAGATCAAACCCAGCAACGCGCCACGAATTCTTACACGGCCTGCGTTAA
- a CDS encoding YaeQ family protein: MALKPTIYKFRLSLTDMNRDYYDSFNLTIAQHPSETEQRMMARIIAFCINASPELQFTKGLSTIEEPDLWQKSLDDQILEWIDVGEPDPERVKKATRLSKSVRVFSFNTKSNVWWEQNKGKFGYLKAQIVRLDNDGIEQLTAMTQRTMDLSVMLSGNSAFVNSDTQSAEVTWEELQSHD; encoded by the coding sequence ATGGCTCTTAAACCGACAATCTATAAGTTTCGACTCTCTCTAACTGATATGAATCGCGACTATTATGACTCTTTTAATTTAACGATTGCACAGCACCCTTCAGAAACAGAACAGCGAATGATGGCTCGTATCATCGCTTTCTGTATCAATGCTTCACCGGAGCTTCAGTTCACCAAAGGTTTGTCGACTATTGAAGAACCGGATTTATGGCAGAAATCGTTAGATGACCAGATCCTAGAATGGATTGATGTGGGTGAACCTGACCCAGAACGCGTTAAGAAAGCGACTCGCTTATCTAAGTCAGTACGTGTATTTAGCTTCAACACTAAGTCGAATGTTTGGTGGGAGCAGAACAAAGGCAAATTCGGTTACCTGAAAGCTCAAATTGTTCGTCTAGACAACGATGGTATAGAGCAATTAACAGCTATGACACAGCGTACAATGGATCTTTCCGTAATGCTGTCGGGTAATTCGGCGTTCGTAAATAGCGACACGCAATCTGCAGAAGTGACGTGGGAAGAGCTACAAAGTCATGACTGA
- a CDS encoding cold-shock protein has translation MSNTVTGTVKWFNETKGFGFIQQENGPDVFAHFSAITGDGFKTLAEGQKVEFTVSQGQKGPQADSIKVL, from the coding sequence ATGTCTAACACAGTTACTGGTACAGTAAAATGGTTCAACGAAACTAAAGGCTTCGGTTTCATTCAACAAGAAAACGGTCCAGACGTATTCGCACATTTTTCTGCAATTACTGGCGACGGTTTCAAAACTCTTGCTGAAGGCCAAAAAGTTGAGTTCACAGTATCTCAAGGTCAAAAAGGCCCACAAGCTGACAGCATCAAAGTACTTTAA
- a CDS encoding PQQ-dependent sugar dehydrogenase, which yields MNNPHRILSFALALTISGPMASTSAFAWQAEKITDGLDIPWGLTYVNDGSMLVTEKTGVIKHVDLKTGEQNTLFRLPNVWSKGQGGALDIAFSPFEKNKIYVTYSKDIEGQGTTTLASAHYKNGEISNWTDVFVSKSRTDTGRHFGSRITFDDSHLYFSIGDRGDRDNGQNTLTHAGAILRLNADGSTPSDNPFKDNNKVLNEIWSYGHRNPQGLFYDFPTQRLWSIEHGPRGGDEINLIKAGANYGWPVTSHGKEYWGPISVGDSKTKDGIESPTKVYIPSIAPSSLVVYQGEKYPELKDKLLAGALKLTHINIVTVNEQGEAIKEQRILEDLGERIRDIETSPNGDIFFSTDNGNLYRLTK from the coding sequence ATGAATAATCCTCACCGTATCCTTTCTTTTGCTTTGGCACTCACCATATCGGGTCCAATGGCATCAACTTCAGCGTTTGCATGGCAGGCAGAGAAGATCACAGACGGGCTCGATATTCCATGGGGTCTGACTTATGTGAACGATGGCTCGATGCTGGTCACAGAAAAAACAGGTGTCATTAAGCACGTTGATTTGAAAACAGGCGAGCAAAACACACTTTTCAGACTTCCAAATGTGTGGAGTAAAGGCCAAGGTGGCGCGTTGGATATCGCTTTCTCCCCCTTTGAAAAAAATAAGATCTATGTCACTTACAGTAAAGACATCGAGGGCCAAGGCACGACAACGCTCGCCTCCGCTCATTACAAAAACGGCGAGATTTCCAATTGGACCGACGTGTTTGTGTCCAAATCCAGAACCGACACAGGGCGCCACTTTGGCAGTCGCATAACCTTTGATGATAGCCACCTGTACTTTTCGATAGGCGATCGCGGTGACCGAGATAACGGCCAAAACACCTTAACTCATGCGGGAGCAATATTACGGTTGAATGCTGATGGAAGCACACCAAGTGATAACCCTTTCAAGGATAACAACAAGGTTTTAAATGAGATTTGGAGTTATGGTCATCGTAACCCTCAAGGCCTGTTTTACGACTTCCCGACTCAAAGACTCTGGTCGATCGAACACGGCCCTCGCGGTGGTGATGAGATAAACCTAATAAAAGCAGGTGCTAATTACGGGTGGCCTGTCACATCACACGGCAAAGAATATTGGGGGCCTATCAGTGTGGGGGATTCAAAAACCAAAGATGGTATTGAGTCTCCAACAAAAGTTTACATTCCTTCAATAGCTCCAAGTAGTTTGGTCGTATACCAAGGTGAAAAGTATCCTGAATTAAAAGACAAACTATTGGCGGGAGCACTTAAACTCACCCACATCAATATTGTGACGGTTAACGAACAAGGTGAAGCAATAAAAGAACAACGTATTCTAGAAGACTTAGGTGAGAGGATAAGAGATATCGAAACCTCACCAAACGGCGATATATTCTTCAGTACTGACAATGGCAACCTTTATCGCCTAACAAAGTAG
- a CDS encoding multidrug effflux MFS transporter — MSRRFDSKSILLACLVISIGQLSMGLVFPSLPWIAKDFDVSLEQAQLLVSVYLLGFGPSQFIYGPISDALGRKKVLLSGLLIALLGLLMIMFFSHSFSGMVMGRFLQGLGTGCCAVLARASTRDRFSGADLPLAMSYIAMVASITPLIAPVIGGFINFHFGWSMVFISLLGYVSLAWVVLAFKFKETITQVSAIPSPKKMLYQYKTLLTSRYFMSFASIGWLNFSLMITTVSVMPFIMQNQIGMTSDQYAMWAVIPALGMLGGTTLCNRIRPILGNKKTLLCTPVLHVCAALWLFFCPLEPLYLMLGQFLMILGNGIALPCAQALVMSPYHKNAGAAAAMSGGGQMVVSSMVSMGLVQLGLGEAWHLSLVIIVFTLISLLNILRGFSCQEAKEAQIS, encoded by the coding sequence ATGAGTCGTCGATTCGATTCTAAATCTATCTTACTCGCGTGCTTGGTCATCAGTATCGGCCAACTTAGCATGGGGTTGGTTTTTCCTTCGTTACCATGGATTGCCAAGGACTTCGATGTCTCTTTAGAACAAGCGCAGCTTCTGGTGAGTGTGTACTTGTTAGGCTTTGGCCCTTCTCAGTTTATTTATGGTCCTATTTCAGACGCTTTGGGACGTAAAAAAGTGCTGTTGAGCGGTTTGCTGATTGCCTTGCTCGGCTTACTGATGATCATGTTCTTCAGTCATTCATTTTCCGGTATGGTGATGGGGCGCTTTCTACAAGGTCTAGGTACTGGCTGTTGTGCGGTGCTTGCTCGGGCATCGACTCGAGACCGATTCAGCGGAGCTGATTTGCCATTGGCGATGTCTTATATCGCGATGGTAGCCTCCATTACACCTTTGATTGCCCCTGTTATCGGCGGGTTTATTAACTTTCACTTCGGCTGGAGTATGGTGTTTATCTCGTTACTTGGGTATGTTTCATTGGCTTGGGTGGTATTGGCATTTAAGTTTAAGGAAACCATCACTCAGGTTTCGGCTATTCCTTCTCCAAAGAAAATGCTTTATCAATACAAGACGTTATTAACTTCTCGTTATTTCATGAGTTTTGCGAGTATCGGTTGGCTTAACTTTAGTTTGATGATTACCACAGTGTCGGTGATGCCATTTATTATGCAAAACCAGATTGGTATGACGTCAGATCAATACGCCATGTGGGCGGTGATTCCTGCGTTGGGAATGCTCGGGGGAACGACCCTTTGTAATCGTATTCGTCCAATACTCGGCAATAAGAAAACGTTACTTTGTACACCTGTGCTGCATGTTTGTGCTGCGTTGTGGCTATTCTTTTGTCCATTAGAGCCTTTATATTTAATGCTAGGTCAGTTTCTGATGATCTTAGGTAATGGTATCGCGTTACCTTGTGCTCAGGCATTGGTGATGTCGCCGTACCACAAGAATGCCGGCGCGGCTGCTGCGATGTCAGGTGGTGGGCAGATGGTGGTATCTTCAATGGTGAGTATGGGGTTGGTTCAGTTAGGGTTGGGTGAAGCGTGGCACCTATCGCTTGTGATCATAGTGTTCACACTGATTTCTCTGTTGAATATTTTGCGTGGTTTCAGTTGCCAAGAAGCAAAAGAGGCTCAGATAAGCTAG
- a CDS encoding AraC family transcriptional regulator, whose protein sequence is MNTPAFDRISRVLAYIHSNLSSALSLEDIAKQSCWSRWQLQRVFQAETGLTVANYVRELKLSQAAELLLDGKERVIDIALGLGFNSEISFSRSFKQMFGSSPSQYRKAGKRVGLRKPIQVSKIESTSEKRALSFVEVRIDEREPFLVKGITSEISGLFSLTQDFAQKVPRLWSRLEYEVTLPHDSALQFVGVVDLTQSCFDGTNIHYWAGVELLDGISIPQLPSIISDKLEILTIPKQTYAVVKHCGPIENLRHTLSWLVLNWLPSSGYRGVDGYELEVYPLGYQANAADAEMEYWVPIIKP, encoded by the coding sequence ATGAACACTCCAGCATTTGATCGTATTAGTCGCGTTTTGGCTTATATCCATTCAAACCTTAGCTCAGCGTTATCGCTTGAAGATATTGCGAAACAAAGCTGCTGGTCTCGCTGGCAACTGCAAAGAGTGTTTCAAGCTGAAACTGGGCTGACAGTGGCTAACTATGTGAGAGAGCTAAAGCTAAGCCAAGCTGCAGAACTCCTGCTTGATGGAAAAGAGCGCGTTATCGATATTGCACTGGGGCTCGGATTCAATTCAGAAATAAGCTTTAGCCGCTCGTTTAAGCAAATGTTTGGGTCTAGCCCAAGCCAGTATAGAAAAGCGGGCAAAAGAGTAGGACTAAGAAAACCGATACAAGTGTCTAAAATAGAAAGTACTTCAGAAAAAAGGGCGTTAAGCTTTGTGGAAGTGCGAATTGATGAAAGAGAGCCTTTCCTCGTTAAAGGGATAACCTCTGAAATCAGCGGTTTGTTTTCATTGACGCAAGATTTTGCCCAAAAAGTCCCTCGGCTTTGGTCGCGCTTGGAATATGAAGTTACCCTTCCTCACGATAGCGCACTTCAATTTGTTGGGGTCGTAGATCTTACTCAATCTTGTTTTGATGGCACGAATATTCATTATTGGGCTGGGGTTGAGTTACTTGATGGAATTTCAATCCCTCAATTACCGAGTATTATCTCTGATAAATTAGAGATATTGACTATCCCGAAGCAAACCTACGCAGTTGTTAAACATTGTGGGCCTATTGAGAATTTGCGGCATACTTTAAGCTGGCTTGTACTGAATTGGCTTCCAAGTTCAGGATATCGTGGTGTGGACGGCTATGAACTCGAAGTGTACCCACTTGGCTACCAAGCAAATGCCGCTGATGCTGAAATGGAATACTGGGTTCCTATTATTAAACCATAA
- a CDS encoding TonB-dependent siderophore receptor translates to MTTHTRFKYSSLAVALLTALSAQALAEETVTTAKSNIETVTVLGKAYRNTATKSALEPEETPQGITVIDEEQLEQRGVQSLNQALRYAPGVVTESRGGSVAMFDSYSIRGFKTNNVNYYDGLSLQHLNGWNLQPQIDPIAMQQVEIFKGPTSVLYGAMPPGGMVNMIAKAPQTEQSTKVGVATGSRNLQEASIDTTGQFGDSDFSYRLIALARKQDSQVDNAEEERYLIAPSVDWQVNDKTLINFNLYYQDDPSMGINSSMPIEVLKASDPSVSVGDKNWSTFEREVLMVGYKINHDFNNNWTFLQNARYTDASLYQENTYHLSYDPSTPNQLARALYSTDESFKGFVIDNQLSGIVDVGSVEHNLLLGLDYQDMDGNVNYSSYSASGSGFNSFDPLNPNNDLLDRNDVTKGNEYLDDTTSSQLGFYVQDQVRLDALVLIAGARFDHYKSESDYYAHESDHKQFTYRLGGLYQFDNGLAPFASYATSFEPAPGVDKSGNEFDPENAQQAEIGVKYLSDDMSKEATVSLFHIVKQDMLMTDPTNVYGPKIQVGEVVSQGAELSGRWFATENFDIAAAYTYADMEITEDSSNGLEGTTPIYVPEHTANVWANYNVFSGILAGSRLSAGARYVAEMQMDATNTQGKVPSYTVVDLSIGYDLGAASETLLGATANLAVNNIFNEEYYACYDQSNCWFGAEQSVELSVNYEF, encoded by the coding sequence ATGACCACTCACACCCGTTTTAAGTATTCATCACTTGCTGTTGCGTTGCTGACGGCGCTCTCTGCACAAGCGTTGGCGGAAGAAACCGTTACGACGGCAAAGTCTAATATAGAAACTGTCACTGTTCTGGGCAAAGCCTACCGAAATACAGCTACGAAATCGGCACTTGAGCCAGAAGAAACGCCGCAGGGCATTACGGTTATTGATGAGGAACAGTTAGAGCAACGAGGTGTTCAATCTTTGAACCAAGCCCTTCGTTATGCGCCTGGTGTTGTGACTGAAAGTCGTGGTGGTTCAGTCGCTATGTTTGACTCGTACTCAATCCGCGGTTTTAAGACTAATAATGTCAACTATTACGATGGCCTCTCACTTCAACATTTGAATGGTTGGAACTTGCAGCCACAAATTGATCCGATTGCAATGCAACAAGTCGAAATATTCAAAGGGCCTACTTCTGTGCTCTATGGAGCGATGCCGCCGGGTGGGATGGTGAACATGATAGCCAAAGCGCCACAAACTGAACAATCAACCAAGGTTGGTGTTGCGACAGGCTCTCGAAATCTGCAAGAAGCTTCTATTGATACCACGGGTCAGTTTGGTGACAGTGATTTTTCATATCGTCTGATTGCTTTGGCTCGTAAGCAAGATAGCCAAGTCGATAACGCTGAAGAGGAGCGCTACTTAATTGCACCGTCTGTTGATTGGCAAGTAAATGACAAAACACTAATCAACTTTAATCTTTATTATCAAGACGATCCTTCAATGGGTATCAACTCTTCAATGCCTATAGAGGTGCTTAAGGCGAGTGATCCATCAGTTTCTGTGGGGGATAAGAATTGGAGTACGTTTGAACGTGAAGTGTTGATGGTTGGCTATAAAATTAACCATGACTTCAATAACAATTGGACATTCTTACAGAACGCTCGCTATACCGATGCATCTCTATATCAAGAGAACACATATCACCTTAGTTACGATCCAAGCACACCAAATCAATTAGCTCGAGCTCTTTATTCAACAGATGAAAGCTTTAAAGGTTTTGTCATTGATAACCAGTTGAGCGGTATCGTTGATGTTGGTTCGGTAGAACACAACTTATTACTTGGTTTAGATTACCAAGATATGGATGGTAATGTTAACTACTCCTCTTACAGCGCTAGTGGAAGCGGTTTTAATAGTTTTGACCCATTGAATCCGAACAACGACCTACTAGATCGTAATGACGTTACCAAGGGGAACGAGTACCTGGATGACACAACGTCGAGCCAACTTGGTTTCTACGTTCAAGATCAAGTTCGTTTAGACGCGTTAGTACTTATTGCTGGTGCACGATTTGACCACTACAAATCGGAAAGTGACTACTACGCTCATGAGTCTGACCATAAACAGTTTACTTATCGTTTGGGTGGTTTGTATCAGTTTGATAATGGACTCGCGCCATTTGCAAGCTACGCGACTAGCTTTGAACCAGCTCCGGGTGTTGATAAATCTGGTAATGAGTTTGACCCTGAAAATGCTCAGCAAGCTGAAATTGGCGTCAAATACCTGTCTGACGATATGTCGAAAGAAGCCACCGTTTCTTTATTCCATATAGTGAAGCAAGACATGTTGATGACAGATCCAACCAATGTTTATGGGCCAAAAATTCAAGTGGGTGAAGTTGTGTCGCAAGGTGCTGAATTATCAGGACGTTGGTTCGCAACTGAAAATTTCGATATTGCGGCAGCTTATACCTACGCTGACATGGAAATTACAGAAGATTCTAGCAATGGCTTAGAAGGAACGACACCAATCTACGTACCTGAACATACTGCAAACGTGTGGGCTAACTACAACGTATTCAGTGGAATATTAGCCGGTTCTCGGTTGAGTGCTGGTGCACGCTACGTTGCGGAAATGCAAATGGATGCAACAAATACTCAAGGTAAAGTACCGTCGTATACTGTGGTTGACTTGTCTATTGGTTATGACTTGGGTGCAGCAAGTGAGACTTTATTGGGAGCGACTGCCAACCTAGCAGTGAACAATATTTTCAATGAAGAATATTATGCGTGTTACGACCAGTCCAATTGTTGGTTTGGTGCTGAGCAGTCTGTAGAGCTAAGCGTGAACTATGAATTCTAA
- a CDS encoding iron-siderophore ABC transporter substrate-binding protein: MSLKPIASHFSKVKNLNTKLVLTMLASALSFNAMADFQVEDSEGVKTLEAQPVRVAALNWDIAEQVIELGVTPVAVPDIAGYSDWVVQPAIPEGVTDVGTRTEPNFSALKKLNPDVILIASPQKDLQARLSEIAPVLYYQTYSEHHSNAVAAIENFKKIGHLLGKQEQANSKLAAMEERIAILKAELDKAYPGDKPKVTSFRFASTTSVFIYGDNSIPQYALEQLGFENAMELPASQWGINQKRMTDLKNVKSGVALYFEPFPYQDKLNRSPIWKSMSFVRNHQVSAVEASWSYGGAMSILYNAEAMAKSLLKLAEQ; encoded by the coding sequence ATGAGCTTAAAACCAATAGCTTCTCATTTTTCTAAAGTAAAAAATTTGAATACAAAACTCGTTCTAACGATGTTAGCGAGTGCTTTATCGTTTAACGCGATGGCGGATTTCCAAGTCGAAGACAGTGAAGGGGTCAAAACCCTTGAAGCTCAACCTGTTAGAGTGGCTGCGCTTAACTGGGATATCGCAGAGCAAGTTATCGAGCTGGGAGTTACGCCAGTCGCGGTGCCTGATATTGCAGGCTACAGCGATTGGGTTGTTCAACCTGCGATTCCTGAAGGTGTGACCGATGTAGGGACTCGAACTGAACCCAACTTTTCTGCGCTCAAGAAGCTCAATCCAGATGTGATTCTTATCGCTTCTCCTCAAAAAGATCTTCAGGCGCGTCTTTCTGAAATCGCGCCAGTACTTTATTACCAAACATACAGTGAACACCACAGCAATGCCGTGGCTGCCATTGAAAACTTCAAGAAGATTGGTCACTTGCTTGGCAAACAAGAACAAGCGAATAGTAAACTCGCAGCGATGGAAGAACGTATTGCTATTCTGAAGGCTGAATTAGATAAAGCGTATCCGGGCGACAAACCTAAAGTCACTTCTTTCCGTTTTGCGAGCACCACTTCGGTGTTCATTTATGGCGATAACTCGATTCCACAATACGCATTGGAGCAGCTCGGTTTTGAAAACGCGATGGAGCTTCCTGCCAGTCAGTGGGGTATCAACCAAAAGCGGATGACCGATCTTAAGAACGTGAAAAGTGGTGTTGCACTTTACTTTGAACCCTTTCCATATCAAGACAAGTTAAACCGTTCGCCAATATGGAAGAGCATGTCTTTTGTGCGAAATCATCAAGTGAGCGCGGTAGAAGCCAGTTGGAGCTATGGTGGCGCGATGTCGATCCTATATAACGCAGAAGCCATGGCGAAATCGCTATTGAAGTTAGCGGAGCAGTAA